In Candidatus Polarisedimenticolia bacterium, the genomic window ACCGGCTGAAAGTCCGCAGGGGCGAAGCGGCCGAGGAGATTCACGGGCACGCCCTCTACCTGAGGATGACGCTGGCGGAGAGGCTGCAGCACGGGGCGCTGATGCTCAGCTTCACGGTGCTGGTGATCACCGGGTTCATGCTGCGTTATCCGGAGGCGTGGTGGGTCCAGGGGATCCGCCGCCTGAGCGATCACGCCTTCGATCTGCGCAGCCTGTCGCACCGGACTGCGGCCGTGGTGATGATTGGCGCCAGCCTGGCGCATCTGTACTATCTCGCCTGCACGCGGCGCGGGCGTGAGTTTTTCAAGGACATGCTGCCATGCCGCCGGGATGTCACGGATGCGCGGCAGAACCTGCTGCACAACCTGGGCCTCCCCGCCGCGAAGCCCCGCTTCGGCCGCTTCAGCTACATGGAGAAGATGGAATACTGGGCGCTGGTCTGGGGGACGCTGGTGATGGCCGTCACCGGAGTCATCATGGCGTTCGAGAATCTGTTCATCTCGTGGCTCACCAAGCTGGGGTGGGACATCTCCAGGACGGTGCACTTCTACGAGGCCTGGCTGGCCACGCTGGCAATCATCGTCTGGCATCTCTACTATGTGATTTTCAATCCGGAAGTCTATCCCATGAACACCGCCTGGCTCTCCGGACGGATGCCCGAGTCGGTCATGGCCGAGGAGCACCCGCTGGAGCTTGAAGCGCTGCGGCGGCGGGATCAGGAGCCAGAGCCCAAGCAAGAGCCTGAGCAAGAGCCGGAGAAACTGGAGGAAGCATGAGGAGGAGTGCGTGTCCGCACCGCTGAGGGACGAGCCGGAGCTGGCAACGGGGCGGAGAACTTTTCTGCGTTGGCTGGTCCAGGGATTCCTGTCGCTGTGGGCCCTGGCGGCGGGAGTGGTCGGTTTCACGTTTCTGAAGGCGCCGGAGAAAGAGCAGCGGCCCGGCGAGGGGATCGTCCGGGGCGGCAAGTTCTCCACTCTCGGGGTCGGGGAAGCCCGCTTCATCCGCCACGGCGCCGAGCCGCTCTACGTGATTCGGGTCTCCGAGGAGCAGGTCCTGGCCCTGCCGGCCATCTGCACCCACCTGCGCTGCGTCCTCAAGTGGAACTCGTCGAGGCAGAGCTTCGACTGCCCCTGTCACAACGGGGCCTTCGACAAGAACGGCAACGTCCTGTCAGGACCGCCCACCCGTCCGCTGGCCCCCTTGCGGGTCGAGATCGAGGCGGATGACATCGTGATCCGCTCGTGAGCAAAGGAGAATCCCCCGTGCCCCCCGACCCGGACCGGCAGGACGCCTCGCTGCGCGGCTGGCTGGAAGAGCGCTTCAACCTGACGGAGATGTTCTCGTTCCTGACCAGCTTCGGGCTGTTTCCCACCGAGCTGGATGCGCGGCGGCCTCTCAAGGAGGCGATCGCCGAGGCGCTGAGCCGCCCGTTTCCTTCCTACGCCCGCTGGCCGCGGGTGCTGGGCATCCTCTCCATGCTCCTTTTCCTGTTCCTGGGAGTGACAGGCGTGATGCTGGCGCTCTACTACCAGCCCACCGCAGGGGACGCTTACCCTTCGGTCACCATGCTGGTGCGCGACGTGAGCTTCGGATCGTTCGTGCACCACGTACACGGCTGGGCGGCGAGATTGCTGATCCTCATCCTCCTGGTGCGCGTCTGGCGGTTCTATTTCCAGGGAATGTACAAGGGTCCGCGAGAGGCGCTCTGGATCGTCTCGACGCTGCTGTTTCTCGCGGCGGTTGCCGCCGATTTCACCGGGCGCCTCCTGCCGTGGGATCAGCATGGCTACTGGCAGACCATCCGCGGCACGGAGGTCCTGAGCGCCCTGCCGGTGGGAGGGTGGGTGCTCACCTTCTTCCTGGGGGGAGCCAGCCCCGACACGCTGGTGCTGCTGCGCTTCTATTTCCTGCACGTGGTAGCGCTGCCGCTGCTCCTGGTTTGCCTGTTCTATCTGAACTTCTCCACCGTGCGCCGCGTGGGGCTGTCGCACTCCGCCGGTGAGAGCCGCTCCGGCAGCGGGATCTTCAAGGTCCATCTGTACAACCTGGTGATCCTCGCCGCGCTGGTCTTCGGCTGCCTGGTGACGCTGGCCACGCTGCTGCCCTCCCCCTACCTGTCCGCGGCCGATCCCTTCAGCACCCCCGTGGGAGTACGGCCGGCCTGGTACCTGCTGGCCTCGCACGCTTTCCTGGAATCGATCCCGACCCTGGTGCCGCCCTGGCTGAGGGGACTCCTGCTCGAGGCGATTCTGGCGTGCTGCGTCCTCCTGCCTTTCCTGGATCGCACGCCGGGCCGCACCGCGTCGCAGCGCCGCGTCGCCTTGTTCCTGGGCGTCGCGGTCCTGGCCTTGTGGCTCGTCTTCACCTGGCTGGGCTACCGGATGGAGGTCGGAAAATGATCGGTGCGCTTCTGCTGGCCGCCGCCGTGGCCGGCGCCTCCACCACGAACCAGTGCGTCCTGTGCCACCCCGATGTCAGGGTGCTGTTCGATCGCAGCCAGCATCACGCGGAAGAGGTGACCTGCACCGCCTGCCATGGCGGCAATGCCGAGGCCATCACGGTCCAGGGAGCCCACTCCGGCAGCTTCCGCGGTGTTCCGAAGCGCCGCGACATCCCGGCGCTCTGCGCCACCTGCCACTCCGACGTCGAGAAAATGCGCCCCTACAATCTCCCCACCGATCAGTACGCCTTGTACCAGACCTCGCGTCACGGGCAGCTGCGGGCCCAGGGAGACGAGCGGGTCGCGGTGTGCATCGATTGCCATGGCTCGCACGAGATCCTGCCGCCGGAGGATCCCCGCAGCAGCACCTACGTGCGCAACATTCCGGCGACCTGCGGCAAGTGCCACGGCGACGCGAAGCTGATGGCGTCCTACGGTCTGCAGGCCAACGCTTCCACCGAGTTCGCCGCCGGGGTCCATGGCAAGCTCCTTTTGGAAAAAGGCAACCTGGCGGCGCCCGACTGCACACGCTGCCACGGAGCCCATGGAGCCACGCCCCCCGGACTGGGAGACGTCGACAAGATCTGCGGGCAGTGCCATGCCATCACCCGCACCTACTTTCTGCAGGGTCCGCACAAGAAGGCGATGGACAAGGCGGGCCTGCCGGAATGCGCCGCCTGCCACGATCGCCACGAAAACCGGCCGGCGGACGTGGCGATGCTGGACAGTGTCTGCCTCAACTGCCACGCAGCCGACTCGGCGCAGGCGAAGCTGTCGCAGCAGATGAAGACCACCTACTCGCGCGCCTCCGAGGAGATCGAGCAGGCGAATGCCCTGGTGCAGCGGGCCGCGGCCATTCCGCTCTACGTGGAGGACTACCGGGCACGGCTCGAGGAAGCCCGCACCGCCCTGCTCGAGTCGCTCCCCGCCATGCACTCCCTGAATCTGGCAAGCGTCGAGTCGCTCACCGGCCGAGGGCGCGGCATCGCCCGCGAGGTGGAATCGGAGCTCAACGGCAAGCTGCAAGGCCGCAGGTGGCTGGTGGTGGGACTCCTGGTCTTCTGGTTCTATCTGCTGATTACCCTGGCGCTGCTGTTCCGCTTCCGGCGCAAGGCGGTCGCGGAGTCGTCCCGGTGAGCCAGGGCGGCAAGGGCTCCCGGCTGCTCGGCGCGCTCGCCGGGCTGCGCGTCCGGATCGTGGGGCTGGCTTTCGCCATGATCCTGGGCATCGGCGTGGTGGCCATGGGAACGGCCATGGAAGTCAGCAGCCGGCCCGCCTTCTGCGGCTCGTGCCACATCATGGCGCCTTATTACGAGTCGTGGAGGCATTCCTCTCACAAGAACATCGCCTGCGTCGAATGCCACATCCCGCCGGGGGTCACCGCCGAGCTGCGCAAGAAATATGAGGCGCTGTCGATGGTGGCCCGCTACTTCACGGGAACCTACAGCACCAACCCCTGGACCGAGATCGACGACGCGTCCTGCCTGCGCTGTCACGAGCGCCGCCTGCTTGCCGGCAAGGAGCTGTTCGGCGACGTCCTGTTCGATCACTCGGCGCACCTGGCGGGAATGCGGCGGGGGAAAACGCTGCGCTGCACCTCCTGCCACTCACAGATCGTCCAGGGGAGCCACATCGCCGTCACCCCGAGCACCTGTATCCTGTGCCATTTCAAGGGGCAGACTGCCGGAGCCGGCACGGCCCGCTGCTCGCTCTGTCATCAGGTTCCCGACAAGGTGATCCACCGCGACAATCTCACCTTCAACCACGCGGACGTCAGCCGCTACGGCATGCAGTGCGTCAGCTGCCACGCGCGCCCGGCGGGAAGCGACGGCGACGTGCCGAAGGAGCGCTGCGTGACGTGCCACAACGAGCCGGCTCGCCTGGCCGCCTACGGCGACACCGAGCTGCTGCACGAGCAGCACGTGACGATCCACAAGGTGGATTGCCTGCACTGCCACCTGGAGATCCAGCACGTGGGAGCGCCGCGCATCGAAGCGGCCGCGACGGCCTGCGCCACGTGCCACGAGCAGGGTCACTCGCCGCAGATGAGTCTCTACGCCGGGCTGGGAGGCATCGGTGTGGAGACGATGCCCGATCCGATGTTCCTCGCCGGAGTCCGCTGCGAGGGATGCCACCTGCAGATCCCGGGGCACTCGGGCGGGACCCGCAAGGCCTCGGAGATCTCCTGCATGTCCTGCCACGGGCCGACGTACCTGAGAATCTACCGCCTGTGGAAGAGCACGGTGGCCGAGAGGACGGCGCAGGTCGATCGGCAGCTGGCCGAGACGGCGGCCGCCGGGCGGGGGCCCGACCCGCCGGCTCTGCAGCAGGCGCGAATCAACCTGGACCTGGTGAAGCGCGCCAACGGCATCCACAACATCAGGTACGCCTATGCTCTGCTGCGGCAATCTCACGACGATCTGAACCGCGCCCGTGCTTCCCGGGGACAACCGGCGCTTCCGGAGCCCTGGCCGGCCCCGCCGTATGAATCGCCCTGCTTCTCCTGCCACGAGGGGATCGATTCCCAGCGCGGCCAGATCTTCGGCCGGGAGTTCCGCCACGAGCCCCATGTCATGAAGTCCAAGCTCCACTGCGAGGAGTGCCACCGTACCCATGAGGAGCGGGCCAAAGACGAGATAGTCCGCTTCGACGAGTCGGGCTGCGAGAGCTGCCATCACGCCAAGGCCGGGGCTGATTGCCTGGCCTGCCATGCGCAGATTCGCACCCGGACGTTCAAAGTGGCGCGGGGAGAGTTCAGCCACGTCTTCCACCTGGACGAGGCGGGCCAGACCTGCGCGGATTGCCACGAACTGGCGCCCGGCAAGCCGCCGCGTATCAAAGAGGACACCTGCACCGGCTGCCATGGCTGAGGCGGCCCCGGGTTTCCCCGAAGTTTGTGCTATCCTCTGCGACCAATTGATCTTCCCGACGACGGTTCTGCACCTCTGAAAAACAGGAGCGATCCGTTTCGGGAGCGGGCCGCACTTGGTCCGATCCGGTCTTTACTTTCTCGTGGAGATCCCAGTCATGCGCAGCTTGTCGAGGGCCGACGCGTTGCTTTCCCTTGATCGACGGTTGAGGTCCGCTCGCGTCCTCAGGCCGCGCGGAGCCGTGATGGCCGCGCTCCTCCTCGCAGCGATCGCCGCCACCGGCACTGCCCGTGCCGATTTCCCCTCCGACGTTCCCGACCGGTTCAAGATGCAGGCTGGAGGCGTGGATGCCGGCTTCGACACCCAGGGATCCCTGTCTCTGACCGAGGGTCCGGCGGGAGTGTTCGTCAATTTCGAGGACGTCTTCGACCTGCCCATCTCGAAGCAGTACTGGTACACGGAAGGCTTCTATCGCTTCAGCAAGAAAGGCTACGTCGATTTCGGCTATGTCGACTTCCATCGCAAGGCCCGGCGTATCATCGAACAAGATGTCGACTGGGGGAACGTGACCTTCCTGGCCGACGCCAACGTGGACGCCGAGTTCGGCTCCAAGTTCATCTACGCTGCCTATCGCCACGACTTTCTGCAGCTGGAGCAGGTCCACATCTCGGGCTCGGCGGGGTTCAGCTATCTCGATTTGAGCACGGGGCTGTCGGCCAACGGCAATGTCGTCGACCAGGACGGGAATCCGATCTCGGGAGAGTACGAGAAGAAGGTCGACCTTCAGTTTCCCGTGCCGCTCCTGGGATTGCAGCTCGACTGGCGGATCACCCGGCGCACCGTCATTCAAATGTATCTTCGGACCCTGCGTATCGACTACAGCGGTATCAAGGGCGGGATCGGGCAGCGGGCCATCCGCTACGAGTGGTACCCCACCCGCCATTTCGCCGTGGGCGGTGGATGGTCCGAGTACTCCATCGACCTCGATCGCTATGAGACCGGGGATTACACGGCCCGGTTCAACTACGAGGTCTCCGGGCTCGAGCTCTATCTGAAGATGGCTTTCTAGGATCTTTGTGCGTCTGAACGGGCCGGCGAAGGAGGAGAGCTTCATGAATCCGCAAAAGAGATTCCGTGCAGGGGTCGTCCTGTGTGTCATCGCGGCGGCCGCGCTCGGGATCCCGGCGCTCGCCCAGGAACCCACCGTGGACAAGTATGTGGAGTTGCTCCGCAGCGATCTGCGGACGGACAAGGTGGCGATCCTCACGGAGACCCTGGCTCTCGATGATGCACAGGGGGCGGCCTTCTGGCCAATCTACCGGGAGTACGAGAATGAGCTGTCGGCCATCGGCGACCGGCGCGTCAGTCTGGTGAAGCGCTTCGTCACGGGCTACGGCAAGATGTCGAGCGAGGAGATCGGATCCTTCGCACGCGACTGGTTCGCTGTCCAGCAGGACAAGCTCAAGCTGCGGGAGAAGTACTTCAAGAGGGTCGCGAAGGCCACGTCCAACGTCACCGCGGCGCGCTTCATCCAGGTGGAGAACGTGCTCGGCATGCTGCTGGACCTGCAGATCAACGCCGAGATGCCGCTGATTAAGTAAGGAAGCCCCTGGGGGGCGGCCGCTCCGCGGTTTGCCCGGCCCGAGAGTTGGGGTCTTAATAGGGGCAGCGCCTCGGGAGGATTCGACGACGATGCGCGTGGCCATCGGCTCCGATCATGCGGGATTCCAGCTGAAGCGCCTGCTCGTCCAGTGGGTGAAGGAAGCCGGATGCGAGGTCCTCGACCTGGGGACCCACGACGAGACTCCCTGCGATTACCCTGATTCCGCCGAAGCGGTGGCGCTGGCCGTGAAGGACGGCAAGGCCGACCGCGGGATCCTCACGTGCGGCAGCGGCGTCGGGGCCTCGGTTGCCGCCAACAAGGTCCCCGGCATCCGCGCGGCCGTCTGCCACGACACCTACTCCGCCCACCAGGGGGTCGAGCACGACGACATGAACGTGCTGGTGCTGGGCGGGCGCATCATCGGCGTCGAGCCGGCGCGCGAGATCGTGCATGCCTTCCTGGCCGCCTCCTTTTCCAACGAAGAGCGCCACGTCCGGCGGCTGAACAAGGTCAAGGCGCTGGAGAAGCGCTTCCTCAAGGAAGGAGCCTGAGATGCCGCGCACCTCGAAGCCGCAGCCCGTTCCGGCGCCTCCGGTGGCCCCCTCCACCCCCACCGGACGCCCGGCCGATCCCTGCACACTGGTGATCTGCGGCGCGGGCGGCGATCTCACCAAGCGCAAGCTGGTCCCCGCCCTGATCAACCTGGCCCAGGCGGGGCTGCTCTCCAAGCAGTTCGCGATCGTCGGCTTCTCGCGCGGCGGCCGCTCCGACGAGGATTTCCGCAAGGAACTCTCGGGAGAGATCCAGGAGTTTGCCACCACCTCTGTCGATCCCGGGATCTGGAGCTGGATGCTCGAGCGCATCCACTATTGCGGCGGCGATTTCAAGGATGCCTCCGCCTACGAGAAGCTGGCGGACCAGCTGGCGAAGATCGAGAAGGAGCACGAGACCAAGGGCAACATCCTGTTCTACCTGGCCACGGCGCCCGAGTTCTTCGCCGAGATCGTCCGGCAGCTGCACGCGGTCGGCCTGACGCGTGAGGAAAGCGGGCAGTGGCGGCGGGTGGTGGTGGAAAAACCGTTCGGGCGGGACCTCGAGTCGGCGAAGGCGCTGAACTCGATCCTGAAGATGCACCTGGAGGAGCGGCAGATCTACCGGATCGACCATTACCTGGGGAAGGAGACGGTCCAGAACATCCTGGTGTTCCGCTTCAGCAACGGGATCTTCGAGCCGATCTGGAACCGCCGCTACATCGATCACGTGCAAATCACCCTCGCCGAGACGGTCGGGGTCGAGCGGCGTGGCGGCTACTACGAGCGCTACGGCGCGATGCGCGACATGGTCCCGAACCATCTTTTCCAGCTGGTTTCGCTGACCGCCATGGAGCCGCCGGTCTCGTTTCAGCCCGACGCGGTGCGCGACGAGCAGGCCAAGGTGCTGCACGCCATCCAGCCCCCGACTCCGGAGAAGGTCCTGGTGACCACCGTGCGTGGTCAATATGGTCCCGGCGTCATCGAAGGCGAAAAGGAGCCCGGGTATCGCACGGAGCCCCAGGTGGACAAGAGCTCCAACACCGAGACCTTCGTGGCTCTGAAGCTGGCGCTGGACAACTGGCGCTGGGCCGACGTGCCCTTCTACATCCGCACCGGCAAGCGGATGGCGAAGCGCTATACCGAGATCGCCATCCAGTTCCGGCGGGCGCCGCTCATCCTGTTCCGCAACACGCCGGTGGACCGTCTGCGCACCAACCGCCTGGTCATCCGGATTGCTCCGGACGAGGGAATCTCCCTGCGCTTCGGCGCCAAGGTCCCGGGTCCGATCATGAACATCGGGGCGGTGGAGATGGACTTCAGCTACGTCGACTACTTCAAGACCGTCCCGAGCACCGGCTACGAGCGGCTGCTGTACGACGGCATGACGGGCGACGCCACGCTGTTCCAGCGGGCCGACATGCTGGAGGCGGGCTGGGAGGTGATCCAGCCGATCCTGGATGTCTGGAAGGCGCTGCCGCCCCGCTCCTTCCCCAACTACGCGGCGGGCTCCATGGGGCCGCCCGAAGCCGAAGAGCTGATGCAGCGGGACGGTCGCGAATGGAGACCCCTGGAAGGCTGATCCTGGCGGGCGACATCGGCGGCACCACCACCCGGGTGGCGTTGCTCGAGGTGCAGGGGGGCGTGCCGGTCCCGCGGGCGCAGGCAGATTTCCCCAGCCAGAAATTCCCCGGCCTGGAAGCGATCCTCGCCGAGTTCCTCAAAGACAAGGGCGCGCAAATCAAGGCAGCCTGCTTCGGCGTGGCGGGACCGGTCCGCGACGGGCGCGTCGAGACTCCCAATATCAAATGGGTCGTCGATGCCGCGTCGGTGGCGCGCCAGATCGGCGGCGTCCGGGTGGAACTGCTGAACGACCTGGAGGCGACGGCCTGGGGGACCCTGGCGCTGCGCGATGAGGATTTCGAGGTCCTGCAGGCGGGAGAAGCCGAGCCGCGCGGCAATCGGGCGGTCATCGCGGCCGGGACGGGGCTGGGAGAGGCGTTGCTCGTCCACGATGCGGAGGGTTACCGGCCGCTGGCCTCGGAAGGGGGCCACGCCGATTTCGCTCCGCGCGACGAGGTGGAGATGGAGCTGCTCCGGCACCTGACGGGCATCCATGGGCACGTCAGCTACGAGCGCGTCGTCTCCGGGCCGGGGCTGGTGAGCCTCTATCGCTTCCTGAAGGAATCGGGGCGAGGCGAGGAGCCGGAATGGCTGGCGCGAAAGCTTGCAGAGGAGGATCCGGCCGCGGTGATCTCCATCGCGGCGCTGGAAGGGACCTCGCCGCTCTGCTCTCTGGCGCTGGACCGCTTCGTCTCGCTGTACGGGGCGGAAGCAGGGAACCTGGTCCTGAAGGTCCTGGCGACAGGGGGCCTCTATCTGGGGGGTGGGATCGCTCCAAAGATCCTCCCGAAGCTGCGCGAGAGGACTTTCATCGAGTCGTTCCTGGCGAAGGGAAGGTACCGCAAGCTGCTGGAGAAGGTGCCGGTGCGGGTGATTCTGAACCCGCGCACCGCCCTTCTCGGCGCGGCCAGGCGCGCCGCCCGGGCCGTCTAACCCGCGGGCGAAAGCCGGCCCCGGCGCCAGGAATGGTACAATTCCCGAACCCTCAATCGAAGCACAAAGCCACAAGTTCCACCGGAGCGGAGCCTTCATGATCGACCAGATTCGCAAGCACCTGGGTGACAAGAGCGACTTCCTTCTGGGATTCGAGACGCCGAAGATCCGGCGCGAGCGGCTCGTCCTGCCGGGTCCCGACTTCATCGACCGGGTGGTTTCGCAGTCCGATCGCAACAACCGGGTGCTGGGGAACCTGGAGCGGATGTTCAACCACGGCAGGCTGGCCGGGACAGGCTACCTGTCGATCCTCCCCGTCGATCAGGGGATCGAGCATTCGGCCGGGGCGAGCTTCGCCAAAAACCCCGACTACTTCGACGGCGAGAACATCGTGAAGCTGGCGATCGAGGGAGGGTGCAACGCCGTGGCCTCGACCTTCGGCGTCCTCGGCTCCGTATCCCGCAAGTATGCCCACAAGATTCCCTTCCTGGTGAAGATCAACCACAACGAGCTGCTGACGCTGCCCAACAAGTTCGACCAGGTCCTCTTCGGGACCGTGAAGCAGGCTTCCGACATGGGGGCGGCGGCGGTGGGGGCCACGATTTATTTCGGATCGGCGGAGAGCGACCGGCAGATCGTGGAGATCAGCCAGGCCTTCGCGGCGGCGCACGAGATGGGGATGGCGACGGTCCTCTGGTGCTACCTGCGCAACCCCGGCTTCAAGAAGGACAAGGATTACCATGTGTCGGCCGACCTGACCGGCCAGGCGAACCACCTGGGGGTCACCATCCAGGCCGACATCATCAAGCAGAAGCTTCCGGAGAATAACGGCGGCTACAAGGCGCTCAATGCGGGCGGCGCCTCGTACGGGAAGACCGATGAGCGCGTCTACACCGAGCTGACGTCGGACCATCCAATCGACCTGTGCCGCTACCAGGTGGCCAGCTGCTACATGGGCCGGGCGGGGCTGATCAACAGCGGCGGCGCCTCGGGGAAGAACGACCTGGCCGATGCCGTGACCACCGCGGTGATCAACAAGCGGGCCGGCGGGACGGGCCTTATCTCCGGACGCAAGGCCTTCCAGAAATCCCTGAAGGAAGGTGTCCAGCTGCTCAACTTAATTCAAGACGTCTATCTGTGTGAGGAAGTTTCGGTGGCCTGAGGTAATTTGGCGCATAGATGCTTTGGCGAATAGAGCTGACGGTGTGCGTCGGGTTCATGCTGAGTTAGAACCAACGGTGCCCGCACACCGCAGCTCATCCGCCTCGCCGCAGCTCATCCGCCACGCGCCGCAGCTTCGCCGCGGCGGTTCCCGGCCTGGAAACGTCGGCGCCCGCACACCGCAGCTCATCCGCCGGGTCACTATCGCTTCACCGGCGATTGACAGAGACTCACCCTGAGCCTACGATGCGCGCGTCATCCCGGGAGACGCTGTGGCGCTGTCTCGCTCATCGACCCCTCCGACTCCTCCAACTCCGCCACCTCCACCGACCATGGGGGCGAGGATCAAACGCACCCTCTTCCGCACGATCCTGTTTCTCGTCGTCGGGGTGCCGATCCTGGTCCTTCTCTACATCTGGGTGATGTTCTCCTACTCCTACTCGAAAGGGGAGCGGGTCGGCTATATCCAGAAATTCTCCAACAAAGGATGGCTCTGCAAGACCTGGGAAGGGGAGTTGGCGATGGCCAACCTTCCCGGGGCGATGCCTCAGATCTTCGAGTTCACGGTGCGGGATGCCGAGACCGCGGCCCGAATCAACGAATCCCTTGGGAAGCGCGTCCGCATCCACTACGAGCAGCACCTGGGTCTTCCGACCACCTGCTTCGGCGACACCTCCTACTTCGTGAACGGCGTCCACATGGTCGAGGACGACCTGGCGCAGCCGAAATAGCGCAACTCTTTTAAAATTAGGAATTTCCAACCCGATCGAGTCGTCCCGCCGGACCCTGTCGGTATCCCAGTAAGCCGACTCAAAGGCGGTTTTGGGCGGCATTTCCCCGGCATTTTCCCCTCCCGGAACCTAAATTCCCCGCGGAAGTGGTGCGGAAGTCGTGAGGTGAGCCATGCCCAGGGGCCAGGTAGACCGAAAGCCGTCCGCCAGAGCGAAGAAGAAGGACGGGAAAGAAACGGCGTCCGGAGATCAGACGCTCGCCTTGCCGGCGACCGTCCTGGACAGCCCCCGCCTGAAGCGCGACCACCCGGGTCTCGTCGTGATCCAGGGATCGGAGCTGGGACGGGAATACCGTCTGCGGCGCGCCCAATTGACTCTCGGTAGAGACGAGCAGGCGCCGATCCGGATCCTGGACGAGAAGGTCTCCCGGCGCCATGCGCGGATCGAGCTTTTCTGGGACCCCGCCCACAAGCTGCAGAAGGTGGTGGTGCGGGACCTGGGGAGCACCAACGGTATGACGGTCAACGGCGAGCCGGTGGACCGGGCCGAGCTGCGGGAAGGGGACAAGATCCGGCTGGGGGACACGATTCTGAAGTTCGTCCTCCACGACGCGCTCGACGCCCGCTTCCATCGCGAGATTCGCGCCCGAATCGCCTATGACCAGCTGACCGGATTGCTGACGAAGGAGTCGCTGTGCGTCGCGATGGAGCCGGAGATCAAGCGCTGCCTGAGGTTCAAGCTGCCGCTGGCGGTGATCATGATGGATCTCGATCACTTCAAGCTGGTGAACGACCGCTTGGGCCACCTGATGGGGAGCTTCGTGTTGAGCAAGGTGGGAATTCTCCTGCGGGAGGGGTTCCGCACCACCGACGTCTCGGCGCGCTACGGTGGGGAGGAGTTCCTCGCCTATCTCTCCGAGGCGACGGCCTCCGAAGCACGCCGCGCCGCCGAGCGCATCCGCTGCGCGGTCGAGGAGCATGTCTTCACGCGGGTGGACGAGAACGGCAACGCGACGACGACGCGCATCACTCTTTCGGGCGGAATCGCCGAGCTGCGCCGCCATGGCGACACCCTCGAGTCGCTGGTCGCCGCGGCCGACGAGGCGCTCTACCGGGCGAAAAACCTCGGGCGGAATCGCATCTGCATCGCCTGAGCCTGCTTCGCGCTTGTGAGGCATCCCTCGGGGATGCTAGACTTTCCCCTCTCTCGCCAGGAATGGGGCCATGCCGAAGAATACGCTGACGATTACCGATAATCGGACCGGGAAAACGTACGAGATCCCGATCGAGCAGGGGACGATCCGCGCCATGGACCTGCGGCAGATCCGGACCGACCCCGGCGACTTCGGCCTGATGACCTACGATCCGGCCTTCACCAACACCGCGGCCTGCAAGAGCGCCATCACCTACATCGACGGCGACAAGGGGATCCTCAACTACCGCGGCTACCCGATCGAGCAGCTTGCCGAGCGCAGCAACTACCTGGAGGTGGCCTACCTGATCCTGAACGGCGAGCTGCCGACGCGCGCCGAGCAGGCGGACTGGGTCCACCAGATCACCAACCACACGCTGCTGCACGAGAACATCAAGAAGTTCATGGAAGGGTTCTGGCACGACGCCCATCCGATGGGGATGCTGGTGTCGACCG contains:
- the zwf gene encoding glucose-6-phosphate dehydrogenase, which gives rise to MPRTSKPQPVPAPPVAPSTPTGRPADPCTLVICGAGGDLTKRKLVPALINLAQAGLLSKQFAIVGFSRGGRSDEDFRKELSGEIQEFATTSVDPGIWSWMLERIHYCGGDFKDASAYEKLADQLAKIEKEHETKGNILFYLATAPEFFAEIVRQLHAVGLTREESGQWRRVVVEKPFGRDLESAKALNSILKMHLEERQIYRIDHYLGKETVQNILVFRFSNGIFEPIWNRRYIDHVQITLAETVGVERRGGYYERYGAMRDMVPNHLFQLVSLTAMEPPVSFQPDAVRDEQAKVLHAIQPPTPEKVLVTTVRGQYGPGVIEGEKEPGYRTEPQVDKSSNTETFVALKLALDNWRWADVPFYIRTGKRMAKRYTEIAIQFRRAPLILFRNTPVDRLRTNRLVIRIAPDEGISLRFGAKVPGPIMNIGAVEMDFSYVDYFKTVPSTGYERLLYDGMTGDATLFQRADMLEAGWEVIQPILDVWKALPPRSFPNYAAGSMGPPEAEELMQRDGREWRPLEG
- the glk gene encoding glucokinase — protein: METPGRLILAGDIGGTTTRVALLEVQGGVPVPRAQADFPSQKFPGLEAILAEFLKDKGAQIKAACFGVAGPVRDGRVETPNIKWVVDAASVARQIGGVRVELLNDLEATAWGTLALRDEDFEVLQAGEAEPRGNRAVIAAGTGLGEALLVHDAEGYRPLASEGGHADFAPRDEVEMELLRHLTGIHGHVSYERVVSGPGLVSLYRFLKESGRGEEPEWLARKLAEEDPAAVISIAALEGTSPLCSLALDRFVSLYGAEAGNLVLKVLATGGLYLGGGIAPKILPKLRERTFIESFLAKGRYRKLLEKVPVRVILNPRTALLGAARRAARAV
- a CDS encoding class I fructose-bisphosphate aldolase, with protein sequence MIDQIRKHLGDKSDFLLGFETPKIRRERLVLPGPDFIDRVVSQSDRNNRVLGNLERMFNHGRLAGTGYLSILPVDQGIEHSAGASFAKNPDYFDGENIVKLAIEGGCNAVASTFGVLGSVSRKYAHKIPFLVKINHNELLTLPNKFDQVLFGTVKQASDMGAAAVGATIYFGSAESDRQIVEISQAFAAAHEMGMATVLWCYLRNPGFKKDKDYHVSADLTGQANHLGVTIQADIIKQKLPENNGGYKALNAGGASYGKTDERVYTELTSDHPIDLCRYQVASCYMGRAGLINSGGASGKNDLADAVTTAVINKRAGGTGLISGRKAFQKSLKEGVQLLNLIQDVYLCEEVSVA
- a CDS encoding GGDEF domain-containing protein; its protein translation is MPATVLDSPRLKRDHPGLVVIQGSELGREYRLRRAQLTLGRDEQAPIRILDEKVSRRHARIELFWDPAHKLQKVVVRDLGSTNGMTVNGEPVDRAELREGDKIRLGDTILKFVLHDALDARFHREIRARIAYDQLTGLLTKESLCVAMEPEIKRCLRFKLPLAVIMMDLDHFKLVNDRLGHLMGSFVLSKVGILLREGFRTTDVSARYGGEEFLAYLSEATASEARRAAERIRCAVEEHVFTRVDENGNATTTRITLSGGIAELRRHGDTLESLVAAADEALYRAKNLGRNRICIA